A genomic stretch from Candidatus Nitrotoga arctica includes:
- a CDS encoding pyrimidine 5'-nucleotidase, with the protein MSRIVWIFDLDNTLHNAVPHIFPHINRSMTAYLQQHLKLDEQTANELRMYYWQRYGATLSGMMRHHDTDPDHFLWHTHQFPQLPQMVLYEARLRHVLKRLPGKKLVFSNAPQHYAHAVLQLLRIDDLFDDVFAIEHTRYQPKPQLAGFIRLLRKHRLNPAHCVMVEDSAENLQTAKCLGMLTVWVNATSRLPAYVDVKIRDVMKLPRILSRLNSSGTT; encoded by the coding sequence ATGAGTCGTATCGTCTGGATTTTTGATCTGGATAACACATTGCACAACGCCGTGCCGCACATTTTCCCGCATATCAATCGCAGTATGACCGCCTACCTGCAACAGCATTTGAAGCTGGATGAACAGACAGCGAACGAATTGAGAATGTACTACTGGCAACGTTACGGTGCGACCCTAAGTGGCATGATGCGGCACCATGACACCGACCCCGATCATTTTCTGTGGCATACACACCAGTTTCCGCAGTTACCGCAGATGGTGTTGTATGAGGCACGCTTGCGCCATGTATTGAAAAGATTGCCGGGCAAGAAGCTAGTATTTTCCAACGCACCACAGCACTATGCACATGCCGTGCTGCAATTGTTGCGTATAGATGATTTGTTCGATGATGTGTTCGCCATTGAGCATACGCGTTACCAACCTAAACCACAGTTAGCGGGTTTTATACGATTGCTACGCAAGCATCGTCTGAATCCAGCGCATTGCGTGATGGTGGAAGATAGTGCGGAAAACCTGCAGACTGCCAAATGTTTGGGAATGCTTACCGTGTGGGTGAATGCTACATCTCGATTACCAGCTTATGTGGATGTGAAGATTCGTGATGTGATGAAGTTACCGCGTATTTTATCGCGGCTGAATTCAAGTGGAACGACATAA